A window of Rhizobium acidisoli contains these coding sequences:
- a CDS encoding diaminopropionate ammonia-lyase, translated as MFLQNTHADYRQPLDPRDAEILGMEAADAVERHLAFRENHAETPLVNLPALAAELGVASIHIKDEGHRLGLGSFKALGGAYAVIRLVLEEAARRLGRAVDVSELHSSDVREVAETMTVACATDGNHGRSVAQGAQLVGARAAIFVHAGVSDERVATIARFGAEMIRVDGTYDDSVREAARIAAEKGWTIVSDTSWPGYERIPGLVMQGYTTLVREALRAMQQPPTHVFIQAGVGGIAATVAGHMAIAFGDERPTFTVVDPARAACLFETARAGHPVTVAHGEPTVMAMLECYEPSLVAWRILSRVADAFMTVDEDEAIAVMRRLADPAGNDPAIVAGESGGVGLAGLIRAVGNPEIKQALSLDRQSRIFLVNTEGATDPGKYEEIVGLSPAAVARKNKTGASA; from the coding sequence ATGTTTCTGCAGAACACCCATGCCGACTACCGCCAGCCCCTCGACCCGCGGGACGCCGAAATCCTCGGCATGGAGGCCGCAGACGCGGTCGAGCGGCACCTGGCTTTCCGGGAAAACCATGCGGAAACGCCTCTCGTTAACCTGCCGGCACTGGCGGCCGAACTCGGTGTCGCCTCGATCCACATCAAGGACGAAGGCCACCGGCTCGGCCTCGGAAGCTTCAAGGCGCTTGGCGGTGCCTATGCCGTGATCCGGCTGGTCCTCGAGGAAGCGGCAAGGAGGCTCGGCCGTGCCGTCGATGTCTCGGAATTGCATTCTTCTGATGTCCGGGAGGTGGCCGAGACGATGACCGTCGCCTGCGCCACCGACGGCAATCACGGCCGGTCGGTTGCGCAAGGCGCGCAGCTTGTGGGAGCCCGCGCGGCGATCTTCGTGCATGCCGGCGTCAGCGACGAACGCGTCGCCACCATCGCCCGCTTCGGCGCCGAGATGATCCGTGTGGACGGGACCTATGACGATTCCGTTCGGGAGGCGGCGCGCATTGCCGCGGAGAAAGGCTGGACCATCGTCTCGGACACTTCGTGGCCCGGCTATGAGCGCATTCCCGGGCTGGTGATGCAGGGCTACACCACCCTTGTCCGGGAGGCGCTGAGGGCAATGCAGCAGCCGCCCACCCATGTCTTCATTCAGGCCGGCGTCGGGGGGATCGCCGCAACCGTCGCAGGCCACATGGCGATCGCCTTCGGCGACGAACGCCCGACCTTCACGGTCGTCGACCCCGCCCGCGCCGCCTGCCTGTTCGAAACGGCGCGGGCGGGACATCCGGTGACCGTTGCCCATGGCGAGCCGACCGTGATGGCAATGCTCGAATGCTACGAACCGTCGCTCGTCGCCTGGCGTATCCTCTCGCGTGTCGCAGACGCATTCATGACCGTCGATGAAGATGAGGCGATCGCGGTGATGAGGCGGCTTGCCGATCCGGCCGGGAACGATCCGGCGATTGTCGCCGGCGAAAGTGGCGGGGTCGGGCTTGCCGGGCTGATTCGCGCTGTCGGCAATCCCGAGATCAAGCAAGCATTGTCTCTCGACCGGCAGTCCCGCATCTTCCTGGTCAACACCGAAGGCGCGACCGACCCTGGCAAGTATGAGGAGATCGTCGGGCTGTCACCGGCCGCAGTCGCCCGGAAAAACAAGACTGGAGCTTCAGCGTGA